CCAAGAACTTACTATTTGGACCATTGAACCACATACCGAGGGAACCTTGGTCCACATCGAGTACACGGGATCATGGTCCAATGAGCAAGAGTATATGATGATGGATAACATGGCCTTTGGTACATACCGATTCATGCGGAATATGAAGAGCGTGCTGGAGACGGACCAAGATATTCGGTCCACCTTCTGGTCCAGCTGGATCGGCATGAACCATTATACATACTGCCGTGAGGGTATAGAGGGCGTCAAAGTCATTGAGGTGTTTCCCCATACACCAGCAGACGGTGTCATTGAGGAAGGCGATATCATTTCAAGAGCGGCTGGCCAGGTCATTCGGAGTTATGATGAGCTCGAGGATAAAGTCACATCGATGCAGCCTGGCCAGCAGATTGTCATCGAATTCGTCCGACATGGCGAACCCAGCAGCGCTACCCTTACGGTGCTGCCTTATGGACAGCGGAACGTGGTTGAAGCATAAGTCATGAAGTGCAGTAAGTACTGAAGTAGTTCAAATTATCTGCTTATAGGAAAAGACCGTTATCGAGTAATCGATAACGGTCTTTATGGTTGTTCGCTTGGCGACGTCCTACTCTCCCGGGACCCTTCGGTCCAAGTACCATCGGCGCTGGAAGGCTTAACGGTCGTGTTCGGTATGGGAACGCGTGGAACCCTTCCGCCATCGCCACCAAACGGTTCAGATGCTTGATCACCTGAAAACTAGATACGAAACGAATTTGCAGCACATTGAAATATGTTTTGGATAAGCCCTCGACCGATTAGTATTGGTCAGCTCCATGCATTGCTGCACTTCCACCTCCAACCTATCTACCTCGTGGTCTTCAAGGGGTCTTACTAATTGGGAAATCTCATCTTGAGGGGGGCTTCACGCTTAGATGCTTTCAGCGCTTATCCCTTCCGTACGTAGCTACCCAGCCATGCTCCTGGCGGAACAACTGGTGCACCAGCGGTACGTCCATCCCGGTCCTCTCGTACTAAGGACAGCTCCTCTCAAATTTCCTACGCCCACGACA
Above is a window of Paenibacillus sp. FSL K6-1330 DNA encoding:
- a CDS encoding SRPBCC domain-containing protein, yielding MGSIFNHVQREIVIHTTPDRVWKALTDPQERNQWETRHCEIDLKVGGQVALDYGWGVSYVGTIKELIPYRKLTLKGEDQELTIWTIEPHTEGTLVHIEYTGSWSNEQEYMMMDNMAFGTYRFMRNMKSVLETDQDIRSTFWSSWIGMNHYTYCREGIEGVKVIEVFPHTPADGVIEEGDIISRAAGQVIRSYDELEDKVTSMQPGQQIVIEFVRHGEPSSATLTVLPYGQRNVVEA